A region of the Pempheris klunzingeri isolate RE-2024b chromosome 21, fPemKlu1.hap1, whole genome shotgun sequence genome:
TGATAAAGGACGAAACCATGTCATTAAaccaaataattatttaaaagacCAGAACAGAAGTTTATTAGTAATTCACTCATGCAGCCTGTTGTCGGGCCCATTGGGGGCGTTGGCATTCCAGGACACATGACTCTAATCTGTGTCACCAGTTCTCTGTTGCTGACCCTTAATTCACCTCATGCGTCTTTGTCCGCCCCCGCtaactatctctctctctgtcttggtCTCTCTCCACAGGCGTGGTCCGTGTGTCCCTGGCAGACATGGACCGCgagaccagagaaaactacacAGTGGTCATCCAGGCCAAGGACATGGGCGGCCAGCTGGGGGGGCTCGCTGGCACCACCACTGTCAACATCACACTGAGTGACATCAATGACAACCCCCCCATGTTTGACCAGAGTAAGATATGGCAGCACTTTGTCTTATTATCCTCCCATTGTTTTGTTCCTCCCTGCTCTACCTGAACCTACATCACCTTTATCTAATCTGTCCTGATACTCTTACACCAGAACAAGAAGCAACATTTAAAAGTCTCAGACTGTTTCTCTCAACAGTAGAAAATCAGTGCAGCCAGAGGTGAAGTGTAGTGTAGtgaaaaaataatgcaaaaaaactaaatacatcATGGGgctgaaaacagattttagtATTAACTAAATCAGATCAGTTATGACCTCAGAAAATTACAAATTATTGTTTGCATGAGTGCTGCACCTAAGGATTATCTTCATTATCGACTAATCAGTTAATCTCTTTATATATAGAATGTCAGAAAAAGGGGAAACATGTCCACCACAGCTTCCCAGAGtccaaggtgatgtcttcaaatgtcttgttttgtctgagcaACCATCCAGAACCCAAACATATTCAGGTGACCCCCATGAAAAGTAGAGGAGAGCAGTGAATCCTGGAGTTAGAGGAGCTGGAACCTTTGACATTAAATGCAACAGTCTTAAAAACACGTTTGTAAAGAGGACATTCTCATATAAGTGTATTTCTTACCATTCAGTTTAGAGTTATGCAGATAAAGTTAGCTGCTTCATTTTTAAGCAATGGATTCTTTCAGTTCTGCTTTCCTCCACCTGTAAGCACCTTTCACACCTTGGGATGTTACAGTCACAGCTTGTTTTCAGTCCAACTTTATAAAATAATCCCAAGTATTCCCTTCTAATGATCATGCACAGTGAACCCTGTGCTGTGCAGCATGCTCACAGTACGCACATACCATTCTGTGAGCATGCGGCATTATTGAATCTCCAAACCTACATGCAGACATTTGCAGCTGAAACATGCTACAAACCTTAAATCAAAGCCCTCAAATGATGCTGAAGTTCccttgaattttaaaaaaacagcacactgTTCTGCTTGAGGGTTGATGCTTGACTTGTGGTTCGACTTGGCAGCGTGTTTCAGCTGCAAATGTCTGCAGGTGAGGGAGTAGTGTGGCATGCATGCACTAAAACATGGCACTGCAGCATCTGTAAGCCATGCATGCTCACACCACAAGAGTTTACTGTTTTGTATGGGCGGCTCTGCATCTATCCACCTCATTTCTCTCAAGCATGCAAGCTGTTAGCCCCTCTGcccttctccctctgtccacTTCTGGCCACCAGTCCCTGGCCATTTACCCCCtggcctcctccctccctccctccctcccctgcctCAGCCACCAGTCGCCCCATGCTGTCTCTTTGATTATCCCCATTTCTGCTCCTCTCATTATCGTCCTCCTGAGGTCAGGGGTTGTCTAGCTGTCCGCGGTCATCTCTGCCTGGCCAACGGGTGGCTTCACTcccagacaaagaaaaacaccgactgccgccgccgccacccACTTCCACTTCACTCCCTAGTCCCCCACCAATTAGCGCCATCACTTCCATAGAACTTTGATCGGTTGTGAAGAGCTTCAGGGATTCCCCTCTGTCAAGCACAATGTGCAGGCATTTCACTTTGTACTGCGGGGAGCGCCACAAATTGGGCAGCTGTCACCTCTTCTTTGAGGTTAAACGGTAGATGAAATTGAAGCCGACCCATGAGACAGTATATAACCCAATTGTGAGGCGTTTATGGAGCCATTTATTTTAAGCTGTCTGAGATGTGATTTTGAGAACAGCCATAGAGGTGATGGAAGAGGTTTGGCTCCctctggaggaagaaaaaaactcaaacagATGGAAACAGTAGGCCAGGATGATGATcgttctgttttgtttatttcctcagGGCTTCATCAGATGAGCATCCCAGAGTCGGCTCCCGTGGGCTCAGTGGTGGGTCGGATCTGGGCGAAGGACAGGGACATCGGGGTCAACGCCGAGATGAAGTACAGCATCATTGATGGAGACGGAAGGGACACTTTTGACATCAGCACTGATCCCACTAACCTTTTTGGCATCATCACAGTGAAAAAGGTACACAGGCAAACTGCtaaagaaaataattcataatcTGTGTTACTAGTTACAGATAATAGATATAGGGATCATTTTAACCATCTTCATTTTATGGGAATTGATATTATCAGTGTTAATATCAATTAGTAGAATGTATGATTGTCATACATTtcatgaaagaagaagaaacagttGGAGCTTCTGTTTGTACATTTCTTATGTGTTTATAAATCAGGGAGGAAGTTACAAACTTCAGAAATGACATAACTTGAACAGTGCTGCGTATCACCCGTTCTTTATTCCTGGTCTTCTTTTGGTAAATACAGCATTGAAGTCAATACTTAGaagtttcatgtttttgaaGGAAGAATCTGTTTTGACGTCTTCACCTGAGCATCCTCCACCAGTCTGTTACCTCCTGTTCTGCTCTTTTACTGTGCTTTTACTACTTGTTTTTGTCCTCATATACCCAGAATGCAGAAAGACATTCTGCATTTGACTTTCACTGTCCATAAAGTACTgcagattcttttcttttttttttaacatcaaacaGGCACAAATGTAAGTGTTTCATGGGGGAATTATAACTGAGAATTCTTTTAACTGAGGGTGACTGCAAAGAGCATAACTTAATTGCTAAAGTTTAAAACTAGTTTGTCAAAAGCTGCAGCCAAAGTGCAGCAAAAGCTCAGTAACGACGAAAAGTTTCATCTGTCTAATGCCCTTATGTGTGTTCACCCTCCAGCCGCTGAACTTTGAAGGCAAGCCCAGTTATACCCTGAAAGTGGAGGGGGCCAACACCCACCTGGACCCTGCCTCGCACCACCGCGGGAACTTCAAGGACGTCACAATCGTGCACGTGAGCGTGGAGGACGTGGACGAGCCCCCGCTGTTTGACTCGCCGGCGTACTACGTGGAGCTGCCAGAGGACGCCGAGATTGGGACAGTGGTGAAGACCGTGTCTGCGAGGGATCCTGATGCTGCCAACAACACTGTGAGGTGAGGAGAACACCGGAGCAACGCTGTCATGTGGCTTTTCTAGCTTTGTTTTCAATCCCCTGTCCTGTTGCTTTCCACACTAATCAAATTCACATTTGGCTTCAgtataaacacatttattctaTTAGATTTGCAAGTTGGGTGATTCTGTGATTTATTGTACAAATTAACTACACCAAAGGAGTTGACCCCAAAAGTTAGTTGTGGGGATGCTCCCAAGTTTGAATGCATTATTTAGCTCTGTATGAGTCATATAAATTCTAATTGAAGTTCTATTTCTTTATATTACAGCACAGAAATTTACCATCTAAGTAAAGTCTCATGGTAAATAGacgtgttgtgtttttttgcagtACAAAAGGTATCTGAAAAGTCCTTTACTGACTTTGTGAACTGGTGCTGCTGAGAGGCTCTGACGTCTCAAATAAAGGAGTTGGCCAACTGACAACATTGTATTCATGAGCTGCTGCACTTGTAAGTTGGCAGAAAACTGAAAACCAAGATTAGAAACCCTAACCCCAGTATGAGCCTCATGAAATTTCAGTATATTTGTCTACTAGCTTCCTGAGAGTGAATcattttttctctatttctcccAGCGCATGCTGGGACAGGCTGTAATGCCAGTAAAGTATGTGTGAGTAAAGCAaattaatagtttttaaaacattacatttaccTAAATCTATAAATCTACAGCAGCTAAACGTGAGTTGGTAGACAGTGGGAATAAAAGTTGTGTGTTCTGGCTCTGTAGCTGTAAGTTTATCTGaccaccagcagggggcagcatcACAATATGAGTTCTGCAGGCTCTATTTATCAACCTGTGTGCTTGAGTGCTCCATAGTGGGACGGCTGATGCTGATggagatgaggatgaggaggacaaACATGATGTTAATAACAACCCTGACAAGTATGAACATCCAGCAATTAgtcagcacacagacatgaggAGGACTTTCACTTCTCTCAATTATTGGAGAGTATGGTTTGTGCTCTAACAGAACAGATGTTGCGTGGTGGGTTTACTGTCCAGACTGCACCTCTCATAAACTAATTAGACATAAAGCCTTTAATTAGTCTATTAATCATCTGAAGGAATCAATGACTGCGGCAGTAAATGAGTGTTTCACATGGCACAGGCTGCACCCCGTCCCAGCTGTCCGCTTCACAACCTCGATTAGGGCTAAAAGTAGTGCACACAAAAGGCATGTAGATGAtgactgcctgtgtgtgtgtgtgtgtgtgtgtggacactcAGCAGTTTATCTCAAGTGCCGCATCCATAATTTCCTCCTCATTCACTCAGTCACTATTCTGTGTAGTCAATAGTGGGCAGGAAATTTAGATTTAAGACACTTATGAGCCCTCATCATTCCCCTCCTTCCTGGCAGGTACAGTGCCGCATCACTACTTTACCCATCTGAAAGAAAAGCATTGCATTATGGGACTTTTTAAGACACATGCCAAGGAGATTATATTTGGACACCtaaaggttccctgtggagtttgTGGCCTCTAGCAGCGCTATGGATCTGTTTAACTATGAGTGGGtccatgttttgtttgtcctgCTCACAACACACCTTCCAACCGCTTCACACCACTCTACTGATCAACAGGTGGCGATAACACGCCAAGATATGCTGAACTGCACCAGTAAAAGAACAGGAGAGGAGCCATCCTAACAAATAATGGATATAAATCATGCAGAACAATGTTTCCTAATCCTGCTCCTGGGGGCCGCTGCTCtacatgttttagatgtttccctgctccagcaGATCTGATTGaaatgatcagctcatcatctctgcagctctgcagcagcctgaTAACGacacattcatttgaatcaggtgtgtcgGAGCAGGAAACAATCAGGACAGCtggcctccaggaccaggaccggAAAACTCTGATGTAGAAATGAAAATAGAGGAAATAGTAATCcggctttgcaaatgttttatatgGAAGGAAATACGCTCGACTCATTTGTTAGACCTCAAGGACGCACACTATGTAAACATTCTGTTTGTCTGGATGAAAACTCATCAAGAcacctttaaataaaatgctgtaaagtaaataTGATGCATCTGTCTACACATTATAACTGCTAAACACCAGCAGGGCTGGAAGAGGCACTCAGATCTTCAGTAAAGTCGCTGCATTTAAAAGTATTGGCATGAAAAAATActaaaagtatcaaaagtaaagcAGAATTTGACTGtttcagaaaaatgtacattataCCTTTAGATTATAATGATGATGCTAACATGTGTAAATATGGAGCTAATGTTGATGACTTCATATATTGCTGGATCACATGTGAATTTCTTCTCCGCAGTCTTATCTTATCCTATAATAACACATCATCGTTTGTTCGCTGAGTATATTTTGCAGTAAAATGAATGTGGTGGAGAAAAAAGTGCTATATTTGCTTCTGAATCGTAGCAGAAGTGAAAATATGCAAGGAAAGTGCAAGTACCTCAAACTTGTACTAAAGTATTTGATTAAATGTGCTTTTGTACTTGACATCATCAGTATGTCATGAGCTGGTTTAGCCATAAACAGACGCCCCCATcccctcagtcagtcagtcagtcagtcagtcagtcagtcagtcagtcagtcagtcagtcagtcagccagccatATTGATGCAGCTAAAGCTCCAATCTGAACCCCCAGAGCTGGTGCTGGACTCTGCTGGTGAATCAGtgagagatttaaaaaaaataaaagccacaaGGAGAGTTTGAGTCTCAGCAGCACAAGAAGTTGCAGATATCTGTGGAATCAGTTGAGGGTGACTGTGAGGAGCTGAGGCCAGAtactgctgcagcaacaacaacatcagaTGACAGATaacaacaacaagcagcaggtgaccttcagtctctctgtctgtctcatttccATTTTACATCTTTCTGTCCTCTACCGACAGCAGCATGACTAGCAGATATAActgaagccacacacacacacacacacacacacacacacacacacagcagccccTCCTCGTGACTGTGGAGGAGTGATATTAATAGAGATCCTTCAGGGAAATCCTTTCCAGCCGTGGATGTGCCAGTCACGACTGTTCCCTGTTGACAGTCcgaaacacacactgcaaacaaccctacagacatgaacacacacacacacacacacacacacacacacacacacacacacacaatactacTAAAGTGACTGTAATATCTAATAAAGTCTTTCGTTCCCTTCCCTTGGTGAGTTTCCTGATGCTTTTAATGCTGTTAAAGATTATTCCACCACCAccagataacaaaaaaaaaaaaacacaatcattagTTACTTTAAAAATATAGTGCTTAATCTTTCCAGCAGTGGTAACTTTacttttattaaacattttccaaagtCTAAAGAGGAACCCAGGAGGCGACAGGTCAGACAGCACTTACCACTTTTCAGAAAATGCATGGGAGGCTGTAAACACATGAGTTCACATGATCATCTGTCGCTAGGCGTCACTCACAGGTCCCCAAAGACCAAAATTAAATCTTTAATAAGCTCATTTCATCCAAACAATAActgttgctttgtctttgtctttttcattgtCATGGGAAGAAAAAGGACTAAGCTCTCAGCCAGTAGTTTTGTTATCAATGTTCATATTTTTCACTGATAAATCCGTTGTTTAATCTCTTTGAGTTTACTTTGAGTCTCAGAAGACAAAGCTGGTGTCTTTGCTGATTGTGTCTCAAAAAAGAATCCCAattttgcaaatgaaaaagaggagaacatGTTGAGAAGCATGATCTAGATGATGATTGGCGTTTTTTGACTTCATCCaggtgagagcagagcagagcagagctgctaCGGGGGGAATTCAGTGCATGTGTCAACACAGGACACCTCATGGTTACATAAGCAGGTTTCTGCTCCACAGCCTGGAAGAGGATGTGCTCCACGTCCCCCTGCTTCTcgtcctcttctctctctctgtgtgtgtgtgtgtgtgtgctgcacggCGCTCGCACAAGAGTGTTTTGGAAAGCGGCCCGTGGTGGCAGGAGATGAGCCAAAGCGGCACGCTGCAGGTCTGTGTATCCCCGGCGTCAGTTTGGCAGGAGAACTAGATACTCTGATTAAGCCTTATCCAgagcctcctctcctcattgTGCCTTCAGATGCTGCCAGACTGACGCCTTATCGCTCAGATACACACACGCTGCACGTGCTGGATTGTATACCTTAGGTGTGTGTGCCCctcctgcccacacacacacacacacacacacgtacacaaagGTTCATGTCATGTGTTTCGTGGCttcatgtgtcattttgtgtcaCCAGGTATTCCATCGAGAGGTCCAGTGACCCCAAGAAGTACTTCTACATCGAACTCACTTCCGGGTCGCTGATGACGGTGCGTTCACTGGACCGAGAGGAGATCGGCTGGCACAACATCACCGTCCTCGCCATGGAGATGAGtacgtcacacacacaaacacacacacacacatacgtggCTATCTCATGCTACATCTCCACCTTATCAAGTCATGTTTGCCCATATTTGAGTCTTAAGAACCAaatgtttctgtatttcatgTCAGTGAAATAACAATATTTGTTGTCTCTACAAatcaaacacagataaaatgagaaatgagagtGTGTATCTGTACTGAAACGAGGGAAAAGATGATGTGTAGCTGTGCAACAAtcaagaaaaatacacacatacaatatattttttcaccTTTAAGGAAGAGCTTTGAAGTAGAGCTGGAATCTCAAGTCAACTCACTCTTTGTGTAACAACATGCAGCATATAATACTGCAACTATTGCCCATGTCTTCCAAATTTTCTGCCGTCTTTTGAACATATTTGTAGAAACAGATGCTGTTTTCCTCATAGTGTCAGCTGTGTACCATCTAAATTACATTACGGACGACTTGCCCTTCACTGCATTTCATATTGGAGGACCAGTTATTCTGTGAGCTTGAGTTCcattcagaaaataaaagcactgatTCCCAGTAGGCAAAACTTTTAATTAAACACAACTGATATTACTTATTTTTGGTAATTGCAGTTTGGACCAAAGAAGTGCACATGTCCAAGGATATACATGCTGCTTATTTTCTAATCTTAGTTAGGCTTAGCGGACTTAAAGTTACAGACAAAGTGACTTATTAAGAAGGAGATTcatggagacaaaaacaaacagatgggTGAATAAATTGCACAAATGCAGAACCAGTGATTTTGGAAAACAACTCCTGCAGAGTTACGTAACGCAGAGCAGGAGATGCCCTGCAGATCTGCACACAGCTGGTAGCACCGAAAGTCAccttcaccccccctcccctcgctttgtttgtctgtttgtcccTTTGCTTGGTAGACACACCTAAAAGGAGATGGTAATTGAATTAATGACTAATTAAATAACTTTTCGCATGGTGGCTAATTAAAGATGTGACGGAGACGGAGAGGGCGAGAGAGGACACAGGTAGGagaggatagagagagagagagagagagagagaagcaaagcTCAAAGTAAACAAGCAAAAGTGAAAATTCTTCGTCACTCATTATCacttaattgaattgaatgaattgaGTAGCTTTTTCTGTTATTATTGATTGTTTCACTACATTATTGAGCATGTAAGCATGTGATTTTGGAGAAATTAGAGAAACTTTGAGAATAAATGGGTGGGGGGTTATAATTGCATAAGAAAAGTCACAGTGTTAAAGCTGCAGAACTAAatctttgtctccctcctctggcagtgagagtaattacacaaacaatgtgtttttgacTTTGGTAAACTTTATTTACAACATTGAACGTACAACAGGTTCAAGCTCGACGCAGATCACACGCACACCTTACACattatacataaaaaataatacaatctTTTATCATTTATTGAACTGTTTCATATTGTACTTTCACTCAAACAGACTTTCACTCTGCTGATTTCACTTCACTTGTGTAAAACGTCAGCAAAGTCGCAGCACTTTCACTGTAGCTGCAgctgaagtgtttctctctgaccctcagacacacatacagcacagtcACACTCACCCACAGAGCTTCGACCTCCACCGCCAAAGTCACACCACTGATTGATCGATCATGTGATGAAACCTGAGAAAGTAGTTATTACCCACTAATTGCGTTTCTATTGCCTATTACACAGCTGGTTAAGATATGCAAATTACCGATTGGTAATGGAGAATAATAGAATTGTAATCTAAGTGAGAGGAGCTCTAATGTGCCGCAGGCTCACTGTAAATGAGGGGAAGATTAAGGGAGGCACAAACTGAGCTCAGCAGGATCCTCAAAGAGTCATTTATCTGAGTCCATCAATGCATCTTACAGCTTCTGACCAGTTTGTGCATCtcctgtacgtgtgtgtgtgttcctgcagatAACCCCACACAGATCGCGAGTGTGTCGGTGGCTGTGAGGATCCTGGATGTGAACGATAATCCTCCCTCGCTGACGCACTACTTGGAGGcttatgtgtgtgaaaatgccaAAGCCGGGCAGGTACAGAGACACGAAACGTCTGATATGACAACATTAGACATCGCAGCATGAAGAATCATAAGTAGTAGGAAGaaaactaagtacatttactcaagtacaacATTTGAGGTacattttatgctgctttattcTTCTACTCCACCAAACTCTTAGTTACTTTGGATAGAACTATCTTACATGCAAAATATATCATCTTCAAATCCTATCATCTataaaaagtgattaaaatgaACCCCACCATAACCAGctacaacatttaaaatgctgcttacacatgAATGAATCAGCAAAACAACACTTTTACTTCTGATGCTTCCACTAACACCTCTAAAACTACGATACTGTGATTGTATGCTGTGTGTTGGCACCACTGTTGGAGGAAAACATACAATCTTTTGAGAACAAAGGTTTAATTTAGAGAAATTGGACTGAAGAATAATAGTAGTCAtagtaaaaatatgaaaattcaAGTTAAATCATAAGAGTAATGATGTGAATGTATTGTAAACCTAACAAACAGCTCATGCTACAAATAGTTACGCATGAACGATCACAACCAAATGTGATGCCGTGCCTTTTGTTCCCCGCTGGGATCTGActctgtgtctgctgatgtAATCCAGCTGATCCAAACAGTGACAGCGGAGGATCCAGATGAGCCACTGGGCGGACAGCACTTCTACTACAGCTTGGCTCCAGAGGCCGCCAACAACCCCAACTTCACCCTGAGAGACAACCAAGGTAGAGTGAAACATGTGAGCCGTCCAGCTGCTCTGCCAGGAGCATGATAGTTGGGTTTCAGTGGGCTGTACAGTAGCAGGAAGCCCCTGTCGTGTTCCCATATGGTCTAGCGGTCAGGATTCTTGGTTTTCACCCAGGCGGCCTGGGTTCAACTCCCAGTATGGGAATCTCATACAGCAGAATCACCATTTACCCTCATGTCTACATATATACGGTCACCATTACCTCCCATGtctacatacactactcacaaaaactAAGGGATATTCGGCTtccaggtgaaatttcaggatgaacctaaaatgcattctaacctttccaggtgaacttaatgtgaccttctctaaacctttgaatgcacatgtccaactgttcagtgtctcagtactttctgcaccagctgctgttctctaacaagaagcttaacagcaacattcacaacaggtttgatccatgaatccaccaatacatttcctgcttcagttagaattggtatttaaacagtcctcctcatcatctgttcacattctgacatcatgagaccaagacgacacctaacagttgatcagcagcacctcaacactggaggcttcaaacaggaagtcctcagacggaggtgttcactgagcttagagggtcacagagtgtcatcaggaggttggaacagtgatacagagactggaagagtcacagaaaggagaggagtggacgtcctttggccacgtcccaatttattgagacactgaaaatgttttgttgtggtatacctaccactgttggtagattttctttcaataaatagtttaagatgaataaaatcaccagtgcatgcttctacttaaatgccctactttcatgatataatatcactgcagcattcactttttacattttccatatatttcacctgaaagtcaaacaTTCCTcacttttagtgagtagtgtatacaCTGTATGTTCTACAGGCAcctttaatattcatgtaacTCTCAGTGCTGATAAGAACTCCAAAGTTGTTCTTCCCTTTAGTCCCGTGTGCTCTAGTGGTCAGTATTCCTGGTTTTCACCTCCCATTCATCACTTCATTATCATTCATTACGCTACCTTAGCACAGTATCACAAACTAGACCCACATCCTAGTGCACAGTAGGACTCTGACCTCAGTACTTACATGCCACTTAATTATCACTGTCTCTCAGGACTCTGTTCAGCTAAAATCACTTAAACCTTTAACTAAGCTAACGCCGTCTTCACTGATGGGTCACACTGTAAAGTGCACTATTCTCACATGGTGTAACGATCAGGACTCCTGCTGTCCGCTCAGGTGGTCTGTGTTCAGCACCCGGTATGAGAGAgcacttttctctctgtggattCAGTATGAAGGGACTTCTTTCAGCAGCAGCTATCGATGAGGACACCGGGGTCGTATCCCTGGTTGTTGTGTGTAATAACAGGAGGTGGATTTTGAAGTCTGATCTTGACACTTTTCAAGTATCTATCCTCAGAAGtatatcctgtgtgtgtggctttggaAGAGCACAGATCATCGTGCTGGTCTAAACTGTTGGATCCATGACCACTCTACTAACTTCTACTGTCTATGCAGCCCAGTTAGAACTAAAGTGATCTGCGTACATGTATGCAGAAAAAGCCAGTCTGAGCTCCAAAGTCTCCACTAGCTCAACCTTTCCCTGacctttttgtctctttccagACAACACAGCGTGGATCCTGACACGGCGTGGAGGCTGGTCGCAGCATGACCAGACCGTCTACTACTTGCCCATCTTCATCTCTGACGGCGAGCAGCCGGTCCAGAGCAGCACCAGCACGCTGACCATCCGCGTGTGCAGCTGCGACCAGGAGGGCAACGTCATGTCGTGCAACGCCGAGGCGTACAGCCTGCCTGCGAGCCTGAGCAGAGGGGCGCTCATAGCGATTCTGGCCTGCATCTTTGTCCTGCTGGGTGAGTCATGACCTGCTGTGGTGAGGATGCGGACTTCTGCTGTCATATGATGGTTTTTAATCTGAAACTTTGTCAGCTAAAATTTCATATCAAAGCCTTGGTTAAGGTTTGATGTTAGATACTGTTGCCGCAGATATTCACTGGTGGCACATTTATTACTCAGAAGGCTTCatgacttttacttgagtatttctattttacttAATACTTCCACTATGTTTCAAAGGCACAAATCTACTGCAATACCCTTGTCTGAAAGCTCTTGTTACTTTTCTATATCCCAATTTTCAATACCCCTCCAGTCCAATGAAAACCTTGCTTTTGATTGGGAACATTTCTGATAAGCTGAATGATCAAGTCACATGTTAAAATGATAGTAAAAGTGTGTTAATATTGATGTTATCACCTAATTAAAGATTCAAAGCACGTGTTTGATATGTTGAACAAAGATTGTTGAATAATCCTTCAGCTAAAATGGATGAAATCGTTGAAATCAGAATTAT
Encoded here:
- the LOC139220819 gene encoding cadherin-20-like, which codes for MGDRFHLPAAASTLLPVALGILTLLPHSLLGKPVEEGKAGSSALLQRVKRGWVWNQFFVLEEYTGLEPLYIGKLHSDMDKGDGSIKYILTGEGAGTTFTIDDSTGDIHAIQRLDREVKAQYILRAQARNRLTDRPLEPESEFIVKIQDINDNEPRFLDGPYQASVPEMSKIGTSVIQLTATDADDPTYGNSARVVYSILEGQPYFSVDAKTGVVRVSLADMDRETRENYTVVIQAKDMGGQLGGLAGTTTVNITLSDINDNPPMFDQRLHQMSIPESAPVGSVVGRIWAKDRDIGVNAEMKYSIIDGDGRDTFDISTDPTNLFGIITVKKPLNFEGKPSYTLKVEGANTHLDPASHHRGNFKDVTIVHVSVEDVDEPPLFDSPAYYVELPEDAEIGTVVKTVSARDPDAANNTVRYSIERSSDPKKYFYIELTSGSLMTVRSLDREEIGWHNITVLAMEMNNPTQIASVSVAVRILDVNDNPPSLTHYLEAYVCENAKAGQLIQTVTAEDPDEPLGGQHFYYSLAPEAANNPNFTLRDNQDNTAWILTRRGGWSQHDQTVYYLPIFISDGEQPVQSSTSTLTIRVCSCDQEGNVMSCNAEAYSLPASLSRGALIAILACIFVLLVMILLMLSLRTHRKKPYLCDEEENVHENIVRYDDEGGGEEDTEAFDIAAMWNPREVHHALGKMRQDMLPEIESLSRYVPQACVMGGGGDSNVHGYVLAKLLEADMDPCAPPYDSLQTYAYEGEGSVAESLSSLQSGASNTDHEYDYLNDWGPRFKKLAEMYGVLETNSPPMW